A window from Carassius gibelio isolate Cgi1373 ecotype wild population from Czech Republic chromosome B3, carGib1.2-hapl.c, whole genome shotgun sequence encodes these proteins:
- the LOC127953411 gene encoding uncharacterized protein LOC127953411, which translates to MDVTMDHDYCSIPEPSSLDLACTKVEELSNEVEELKKQLHELHVQRGFGLERFAGSDEDIRFYTRFPSYRHLMSFWWLIEPSIHKIIRVSRSKSAARKHEDVTRVLPPSERQLLQPIDEFFLFLIYLSVGLKERDLAHRVHMHPSTVSRIISTWTNYLYTLLGSVCVWLSAAEVKSNLPEEFTDFPDTQVIIDCTEIRCQTQSSPLLQSEMYSNYKSHCTMKGLTGIAPHGPVTFVSQLYAGSMSDMELFKQCGITKRLTEDMAVMVDKGFLISDCVSCKVYCPPFLSRLKQMPAHQVKETQAITRLRVHVERVIRRIKQNKLFDCVITLSHSVNINQCFTVAYLLSNYSYMTNNSYMTVYFEYWYAILHLWLTLTQ; encoded by the exons ATGGATGTAACGATGGATCATGATTACTGTAGCATTCCTGAGCCTTCTTCATTAGACCTGGCATGTACTAAAGTAGAAGAACTCTCTAATGAAGTGGAGGAACTGAAAAAACAGCTACATGAGCTACACGTTCAGCGTGGTTTCGGATTGGAGCGGTTTGCCGGATCAGATGAGGACATCAGATTTTACACAAG GTTTCCCAGCTACCGTCACCTGATGTCGTTCTGGTGGCTTATAGAGCCATCCATACACAAAATCATTCGTGTGTCCAGATCGAAATCTGCTGCCAGAAAGCATGAAGATGTCACACGTGTACTGCCACCATCAGAG aGACAGCTGCTGCAGCCAATTGATGagttttttcttttccttatcTACTTGTCAGTTGGTTTAAAGGAGAGAGACCTGGCACACCGAGTTCATATGCATCCTTCCACAGTGAGCAGAATAATTTCGACGTGGACAAACTACCTCTATACACTGCtgggatcagtgtgtgtgtggctttcagCAGCTGAAGTGAAATCTAACCTCCCTGAAGAGTTCACGGATTTCCCAGACACACAGGTCATCATTGACTGCACTGAGATCAGATGTCAAACACAGTCCTCACCACTACTCCAAAGTGAAATGTACTCAAATTACAAATCTCACTGCACAATGAAAGGCCTCACTGGAATAGCTCCTCATGGACCAGTGACATTTGTCTCTCAGCTTTATGCTGGGTCAATGAGTGACATGGAGCTCTTTAAACAGTGTGGGATAACAAAAAGACTGACAGAAGACATGGCAGTTATGGTTGATAAAGGCTTTTTGATTAGTGACTGTGTCAGTTGCAAAGTGTACTGTCCACCGTTTCTCTCCAGGTTAAAGCAGATGCCAGCACATCAGGTGAAAGAAACACAAGCAATAACTAGACTGCGTGTGCATGTGGAACGAGTCATTAGGAGgatcaaacaaaacaaactttttgATTGTGTCATCACCCTTTCCCACAGTGTTAACATTAATCAATGTTTTACAGTCGCATATCTGTTGTCAAATTACTCTTATATGACAAATAACTCTTATATGACTGTTTACTTTGAGTACTGgtatgctattttacatttatggcTTACTTTaactcagtga